A single window of Streptomyces cathayae DNA harbors:
- a CDS encoding MFS transporter yields the protein MSAESPEIRTARRRYVTVCALFWLPPGLTMAPLVLLFTERGMALAAIAGFYAAHSLTVAALELPTGGLSDVLGRRPVLAVAGGLNAIALLIHALGTTVWALTLGMALMGTARALASGPAEAWYVDIVQASAGPDADLRTGLARGSSATSAALAAGLLLGGALPWLLGRGPDLGARLAEATSRAVLPLSVPVLLGAAVEIVFACYVLTALREPPRPPATARSVLRGIPGAALDGVRLGGRDALVRRILLSAAAAGSALAAIELLMPGRAVTLTGASESGAMLFAVLAFGGFVCAGVGSHLAPFTARVTGSGARAVLAGLGTSATGLALLGVTATFSHPLATGFVVVGFGLVYLGFGVAGPNENDLLHQRVSSTGRATALSVQSLAQQSVGALTGVAVGAMSPGPLPWLLTAAMLLAGTLLWLREPDRPAVTTAARSATQSVP from the coding sequence GTGAGTGCCGAGTCGCCGGAGATCCGGACGGCCCGGCGCCGCTACGTCACCGTCTGCGCGCTGTTCTGGCTGCCCCCGGGCCTGACGATGGCCCCGCTGGTGCTGCTGTTCACCGAGCGGGGCATGGCCCTCGCCGCGATCGCGGGGTTCTACGCCGCTCACTCCCTCACCGTGGCCGCGTTGGAACTGCCCACCGGGGGACTCTCCGACGTCCTCGGGCGGCGCCCCGTCCTGGCCGTGGCGGGCGGGCTCAACGCGATCGCGCTGCTGATCCATGCCCTCGGCACCACCGTCTGGGCCCTCACCCTCGGCATGGCCCTGATGGGTACCGCCCGCGCACTGGCCAGCGGTCCGGCGGAAGCCTGGTACGTGGACATCGTCCAAGCGTCCGCCGGCCCCGACGCCGACCTGCGCACCGGCCTTGCGCGCGGCAGTTCCGCGACCTCCGCAGCGCTCGCCGCCGGCCTTCTGCTCGGCGGGGCCCTACCCTGGCTGCTGGGCCGGGGCCCCGACCTCGGCGCACGCCTGGCCGAGGCGACGTCCCGGGCGGTACTGCCCCTGTCCGTCCCCGTACTACTGGGTGCGGCGGTCGAGATCGTCTTCGCCTGCTACGTCCTGACCGCCCTGCGCGAGCCACCCCGGCCGCCAGCCACTGCGCGCTCGGTGCTGCGTGGCATCCCGGGCGCCGCCCTGGACGGAGTGCGCCTGGGCGGCAGGGATGCCCTGGTCCGCCGGATCCTGCTCAGCGCCGCCGCGGCGGGCAGCGCCCTGGCCGCGATCGAACTGCTCATGCCGGGGCGGGCCGTGACGCTGACCGGCGCCTCCGAGTCCGGAGCCATGCTGTTCGCCGTGCTCGCCTTCGGGGGGTTCGTCTGCGCGGGTGTCGGCAGCCACCTCGCACCCTTCACTGCCCGGGTCACCGGCAGCGGAGCGCGGGCGGTGCTGGCCGGCCTCGGCACGAGTGCGACGGGGCTAGCGCTGCTCGGTGTGACCGCCACCTTCTCCCATCCCCTCGCCACCGGCTTCGTCGTGGTCGGCTTCGGACTGGTCTACCTCGGGTTCGGCGTGGCGGGCCCGAACGAGAACGACCTGCTGCACCAGCGCGTCTCCAGTACCGGCCGGGCCACCGCGCTGTCCGTCCAGTCCCTCGCCCAGCAGTCGGTCGGCGCGCTCACCGGCGTGGCCGTGGGAGCCATGAGCCCCGGGCCGCTGCCCTGGCTGCTGACGGCGGCCATGCTGCTCGCGGGAACTCTCCTGTGGCTGCGCGAGCCCGACCGGCCCGCCGTGACGACGGCGGCGCGCAGCGCCACCCAGTCGGTGCCGTGA
- a CDS encoding RNA-binding S4 domain-containing protein produces the protein MASEDPKTAAAVAAAEAAGPQAGETVRTDSWIWSVRLLKTRSLASTACRGGHVRVNGERVKPAHSLRVGDEVRLRHEGRERVVVVKRLIRKRVGAPVAVQCYIDNSPPPPPRDAVAPAGVRDRGAGRPTKRDRRELERLRGLGGPGAPGGTAPRP, from the coding sequence ATGGCTTCCGAGGACCCGAAGACCGCCGCCGCTGTGGCCGCTGCCGAGGCTGCCGGACCGCAGGCCGGCGAGACCGTCCGCACCGACAGCTGGATCTGGTCCGTGCGCCTGCTCAAGACGCGCTCCCTCGCCTCCACCGCCTGCCGGGGCGGCCATGTGCGGGTGAACGGCGAGCGGGTGAAGCCCGCGCACTCCCTGCGCGTCGGTGACGAGGTGCGGCTGCGGCACGAGGGCCGGGAGCGGGTCGTCGTCGTCAAGCGGCTGATCCGCAAGCGGGTGGGCGCCCCGGTGGCCGTCCAGTGCTACATCGACAACTCCCCGCCGCCTCCGCCCCGCGACGCCGTCGCCCCCGCCGGTGTCCGGGACCGCGGCGCGGGCCGCCCGACCAAGCGCGATCGCCGCGAACTGGAACGCCTGCGAGGCCTGGGAGGTCCCGGCGCCCCCGGCGGCACGGCGCCGCGCCCCTGA
- a CDS encoding uracil-DNA glycosylase, producing MDPSGLPGPPDTQDLPGLLDLDRRIAGCRACPRLVDWREEVARTKRAAFADCTYWGRPVPGFGPPDARLLIVGLAPAAHGGNRTGRMFTGDRSGDVLYEALYDVGLASQPTSTHAGDGLELYGVRITAPVHCAPPANKPTPGERDTCRPWLVQELHLLRPTLRAALVLGAFGWQAALPAFTEAGWTVPRPRPAFAHGTHVMLPAPDGDGLHLYGCFHVSQRNTFTGRLTPDMLREVLHAAAGAAGLPTRKQR from the coding sequence ATGGACCCCAGCGGCCTGCCCGGCCCACCCGACACCCAAGACCTCCCGGGCCTTCTCGACCTCGACCGGCGCATCGCCGGCTGTCGCGCCTGCCCGCGGCTGGTGGACTGGCGGGAGGAGGTCGCCCGTACCAAGCGCGCCGCGTTCGCCGACTGCACGTACTGGGGCCGGCCGGTGCCGGGATTCGGGCCGCCGGACGCCCGGCTGCTGATCGTCGGACTGGCACCCGCCGCGCACGGCGGAAACCGCACCGGCCGGATGTTCACCGGGGACCGCTCCGGCGACGTGCTGTACGAGGCGCTGTACGACGTCGGACTCGCCTCGCAGCCGACCTCCACGCACGCCGGGGACGGCCTGGAACTGTACGGCGTACGCATCACCGCACCCGTGCACTGCGCCCCGCCCGCGAACAAGCCGACCCCCGGGGAACGGGACACCTGCCGGCCCTGGCTGGTCCAGGAACTGCATTTGCTGCGGCCGACGCTGCGGGCCGCGCTCGTCCTCGGCGCCTTCGGCTGGCAGGCCGCGTTGCCCGCGTTCACCGAGGCGGGCTGGACCGTGCCCCGCCCCCGCCCGGCCTTCGCCCACGGCACCCACGTCATGCTCCCCGCCCCGGACGGCGACGGCCTGCACCTGTACGGCTGCTTCCACGTGAGCCAGCGCAACACCTTCACCGGCAGACTCACCCCCGACATGCTCCGGGAGGTGCTGCACGCGGCAGCCGGGGCGGCGGGGCTGCCCACGCGGAAACAGAGATGA
- a CDS encoding helix-turn-helix domain-containing protein, whose protein sequence is MEEQRQQVDGQEQEASAGILHVFGRQLKLCRERAGLDRAELGSRAGYSASTIASFEQGRRIPPPKFIDNADELLDAGGLLKAGKEEVARAQYPAFFRDAARLEGEAVEIHLYDTHLVNGLLQTEEYARAVFAMWQPLLDEAIIEQRVAARLARQEIFTRRPAPHLSFVIEETVLLRPIGGKAAWRGQLEHLMLIAEKRNVVIQVMPLSRQEHAGLAGPFTLMETRDERRIAYTEVQGDSRVHTERRKVRGLERTYGILRAQALTPTDSLALIEKLLGER, encoded by the coding sequence GTGGAAGAACAGCGACAGCAGGTGGACGGCCAGGAGCAGGAGGCCAGCGCGGGCATCCTGCACGTCTTCGGACGGCAGTTGAAGCTGTGCAGGGAGCGGGCGGGGCTGGATCGGGCGGAGTTGGGGAGCAGGGCGGGGTACTCCGCGTCGACCATCGCCAGCTTCGAGCAGGGGAGGCGGATCCCGCCGCCCAAGTTCATCGACAACGCGGATGAACTGCTCGACGCGGGTGGGTTGTTGAAGGCGGGGAAGGAGGAGGTGGCTCGGGCGCAGTATCCGGCGTTCTTTCGGGATGCGGCGCGGTTGGAGGGCGAGGCGGTTGAGATTCACCTGTACGACACTCACCTGGTCAACGGGCTGCTGCAGACGGAGGAGTACGCGCGGGCGGTCTTCGCCATGTGGCAGCCGCTTCTGGACGAGGCGATCATCGAGCAGCGTGTCGCCGCACGACTGGCACGACAGGAGATCTTCACTCGGCGCCCCGCGCCACACCTCAGCTTCGTGATCGAGGAGACTGTCCTGCTCCGCCCGATTGGCGGCAAGGCTGCCTGGCGGGGCCAGTTGGAGCACCTGATGCTGATCGCGGAGAAGCGCAACGTGGTGATCCAGGTGATGCCGCTCTCTCGTCAGGAACACGCGGGACTGGCTGGACCGTTCACCTTGATGGAGACCAGGGATGAGCGGAGGATCGCCTACACGGAAGTGCAGGGTGACAGCCGTGTCCACACAGAGCGTCGGAAGGTACGAGGTCTTGAGCGCACATACGGGATCCTCCGCGCTCAGGCCCTCACTCCGACAGACTCGCTTGCGTTGATCGAGAAGCTGCTGGGAGAGAGATGA
- a CDS encoding toxin-antitoxin system HicB family antitoxin, whose product MARGDVRESLNLRVPPELKRQVEEYAHRAGISINAAACVLLADALRLERRRQA is encoded by the coding sequence GTGGCTAGAGGAGATGTCCGGGAGTCGCTGAACCTGCGTGTCCCCCCGGAGCTGAAGCGGCAGGTCGAGGAGTACGCCCACCGGGCGGGCATCTCGATCAATGCCGCTGCGTGTGTCCTCCTGGCCGACGCCTTGCGCCTGGAGCGGAGGCGCCAGGCGTGA
- a CDS encoding GNAT family N-acetyltransferase, translating to MADERTMVLRRAVSPEDADAAAGVWLRSFAAALPSVVRPRTDDEVYGYFRHVLVPLHETWVAETEAEGGGGVVGVMVLEGEELAQLYLALEWHGRGIGDRFVALAKERSPRGLYLWTFQVNAPAHRFYQRHGFEAVEWTDGGGNEEREPDVRYVWRP from the coding sequence ATGGCCGACGAGCGGACCATGGTGCTGCGCCGAGCCGTTTCACCCGAAGACGCCGACGCCGCGGCCGGCGTCTGGCTGCGGTCCTTCGCCGCCGCGCTGCCGAGCGTGGTCCGGCCGCGGACCGACGACGAGGTGTACGGCTACTTCCGTCACGTCCTCGTGCCGCTGCACGAGACATGGGTGGCGGAGACGGAAGCGGAGGGTGGTGGCGGTGTCGTCGGGGTGATGGTGCTGGAGGGCGAGGAACTGGCGCAGTTGTACCTCGCCCTCGAGTGGCACGGGCGCGGAATCGGTGACCGTTTCGTCGCGCTGGCCAAGGAGCGCAGCCCGCGGGGCCTTTACCTGTGGACCTTCCAGGTCAACGCGCCCGCGCACCGCTTCTACCAGCGGCACGGCTTCGAGGCCGTGGAGTGGACGGACGGCGGCGGGAACGAGGAGCGGGAGCCGGATGTGCGGTACGTGTGGCGGCCGTAG
- the coaE gene encoding dephospho-CoA kinase: MLTVGLTGGIGAGKSEVSRLLVECGAVLIDADRIAREVVAPGTPGLAAVVESFGEGVLAEDGSLDRPGLGSIVFADPEKLAVLNSIVHPLVGARSRELEEAAAEDAVVVHDVPLLTENGLASRYDLVIVVDASAETQLDRLTGRRGMSEQDARARMAAQATREQRREIADLVIDNDVPLEELARRVKDVWAELVRRERAARRPARE, encoded by the coding sequence ATGCTGACGGTGGGCCTGACCGGCGGGATCGGAGCCGGCAAGAGCGAGGTGTCGCGGCTGCTCGTCGAGTGCGGGGCCGTACTGATCGACGCGGACCGCATCGCGCGCGAGGTCGTCGCGCCGGGGACACCCGGACTCGCGGCGGTCGTGGAGTCCTTCGGCGAGGGCGTACTCGCCGAGGACGGCAGCCTGGACCGGCCGGGACTGGGATCGATCGTCTTCGCCGACCCGGAGAAGCTCGCCGTCCTCAACTCGATCGTCCACCCCCTGGTGGGTGCCCGTTCCCGCGAGCTGGAGGAGGCCGCCGCCGAGGACGCCGTCGTCGTCCACGACGTGCCCCTGCTCACGGAGAACGGCCTCGCCTCCCGCTACGACCTCGTGATCGTGGTCGACGCGAGCGCCGAGACCCAGCTCGACCGTCTCACGGGCCGCCGCGGCATGAGCGAGCAGGACGCACGCGCGCGGATGGCGGCCCAGGCGACGCGCGAGCAGCGCCGGGAGATCGCGGACCTCGTCATCGACAACGACGTCCCCCTGGAGGAGCTGGCGCGGCGGGTGAAGGACGTGTGGGCCGAACTCGTCCGCAGGGAGCGGGCGGCCCGCCGGCCCGCGCGGGAATAG
- a CDS encoding winged helix-turn-helix domain-containing protein: MVNDGQRRVLDPERDTAALKALTHPLRIRLLGLLRQDGPATASELAERTGESSASASYHLRVLAKYEFIAEAEHRDGRERRWRAVHTLTSWSNEAMESSAAGRAYVGMARRRQIEHLEVSLVRHEADLAAGRLGQEWVEPSGIGDLMPRLTPESLAELWDVVDGKLAELTARDADDPRAARVVLVTAGLPLAPLADAPADPTVSASADAPADPEGTS, from the coding sequence ATGGTCAACGACGGGCAGAGGCGAGTACTGGACCCCGAGCGGGACACCGCCGCGCTGAAGGCGCTCACGCACCCGTTGCGGATCCGGCTGCTCGGGCTGCTGCGGCAGGACGGGCCAGCCACCGCCAGCGAACTGGCCGAGCGGACGGGGGAGTCGTCGGCGTCAGCCAGCTACCACCTGAGGGTGCTGGCGAAGTACGAGTTCATCGCCGAGGCCGAACACCGCGACGGACGGGAACGGCGCTGGCGGGCCGTGCACACTCTCACCTCCTGGAGTAACGAGGCGATGGAGTCCTCGGCGGCGGGCCGCGCCTACGTCGGCATGGCGCGGCGGCGGCAGATCGAGCACCTGGAGGTGTCCCTCGTCCGGCACGAGGCCGACCTCGCCGCCGGGCGACTGGGGCAGGAGTGGGTCGAGCCGTCCGGGATCGGCGACCTGATGCCCCGGCTCACCCCCGAGTCGCTCGCCGAACTGTGGGACGTCGTCGACGGCAAGCTGGCCGAACTCACCGCACGCGACGCCGACGACCCCCGCGCCGCACGGGTCGTGCTCGTCACCGCCGGGCTGCCCCTCGCACCCCTTGCCGATGCGCCCGCCGATCCGACTGTCTCAGCGTCCGCCGATGCGCCCGCCGACCCCGAGGGAACGTCGTGA
- a CDS encoding RNA-guided endonuclease InsQ/TnpB family protein: MIRAYKFLLRPTKKQEAALGEMLRDHCSLYNGALQERRDAYRHSSKTDIGYGQQSAQLKEIRAFDPERQGRWSFSSQQATLRRLDKAFQAFFRRVKAGRTPGYPRFKGGGHFDTVTFPKDGDGCRWNSTPKDAQTRLRIQGVGHIRVHQHREVQGRVKTVTVKREGKRWYAVLACDNVPAELLPSTGAVVGIDMGVTHFLTTSDGGHVPNPRFLGAAADELAQAQRHLATFPKRTKQRTKKHRAAARKVAKIHAKIRRQRLDHAHKIANDLIHGNDVIVHERLNTAGMVKAPKPKPDPEQPSVFLPNQRAAKAGLNRSILDAGWGVFLAILASKAESAGRTVIAVDPTNTSRTCPECGHCAKENRVTQALFQCTACGFTANADHVGATNVLDRAGLALCTAA; the protein is encoded by the coding sequence GTGATCCGCGCGTACAAATTCCTCCTGCGTCCCACGAAGAAGCAGGAAGCTGCGCTCGGCGAGATGCTGCGGGACCACTGCTCCCTGTACAACGGCGCGCTCCAGGAACGGCGGGACGCCTACCGGCACTCGTCGAAGACAGACATCGGGTACGGGCAGCAGTCCGCGCAGCTCAAGGAGATCCGCGCCTTCGACCCCGAGCGTCAGGGGCGTTGGTCGTTCTCCTCCCAGCAGGCCACCCTGCGTCGCCTGGACAAGGCCTTCCAGGCGTTCTTCCGTCGTGTGAAGGCTGGCCGGACGCCCGGATACCCGCGTTTCAAGGGTGGCGGGCACTTCGACACCGTCACCTTCCCGAAAGACGGCGACGGCTGCCGATGGAACTCGACGCCGAAGGACGCGCAGACCCGTCTCCGTATCCAAGGCGTCGGGCACATCCGTGTCCACCAGCACCGCGAGGTGCAGGGTCGGGTCAAGACCGTCACGGTCAAACGTGAGGGCAAACGCTGGTACGCCGTACTCGCCTGCGACAACGTCCCCGCCGAACTGCTTCCCAGCACCGGCGCGGTCGTCGGGATCGACATGGGCGTCACACACTTCCTCACCACCAGCGACGGCGGACACGTCCCCAACCCTCGCTTCCTCGGAGCAGCGGCCGACGAACTGGCCCAAGCGCAGCGGCACCTCGCGACATTCCCGAAGCGAACGAAGCAGCGCACGAAGAAGCACCGCGCCGCCGCCCGCAAGGTGGCGAAGATCCACGCGAAAATCCGCCGCCAGCGCCTCGACCACGCCCACAAGATCGCAAACGATCTCATCCACGGCAACGACGTCATCGTCCACGAGCGGCTGAACACCGCTGGAATGGTCAAGGCCCCCAAACCCAAGCCCGACCCCGAACAGCCCAGTGTGTTCCTCCCGAACCAGCGGGCCGCGAAGGCGGGTCTCAACCGATCGATCCTTGATGCGGGTTGGGGGGTGTTCCTCGCGATCCTCGCCAGCAAGGCTGAAAGCGCCGGTCGGACCGTCATCGCCGTGGACCCCACCAACACCTCCCGTACCTGCCCCGAATGTGGGCACTGTGCCAAGGAGAACCGCGTCACCCAAGCACTGTTCCAGTGCACGGCGTGCGGATTCACCGCGAACGCGGACCATGTCGGCGCCACGAACGTACTCGACAGGGCCGGGCTGGCCCTCTGCACGGCGGCATAG
- a CDS encoding DUF6343 family protein — MRTGSEPVTARSALRARLWLSVWGEVWTIAGTVAFMLSGHPGWALLCGVLWLIVTIDLVVVVRRLRQGPHYQPGRDVPPYEPPRGPW; from the coding sequence ATGCGTACAGGCAGTGAGCCGGTGACTGCACGCAGTGCGCTGCGCGCGCGGCTCTGGCTGAGCGTGTGGGGCGAGGTGTGGACGATCGCCGGGACGGTGGCGTTCATGCTCTCCGGCCACCCGGGCTGGGCACTCCTGTGCGGGGTGCTGTGGCTGATCGTCACGATCGATCTGGTCGTGGTCGTCCGGCGCCTCCGTCAGGGGCCGCACTACCAGCCGGGCCGTGACGTCCCCCCGTACGAGCCGCCCAGGGGCCCGTGGTGA
- a CDS encoding RidA family protein, with protein MFPPPAYSHVSVVEAGTRLAFLAGSVPLDADGKLVGEGDPVRQARQVIANLEKQLRAVGSGLEHVVATDVYAVSAEPAVLSAVWDVVEASGLSAGPHSSTLIGVACLGYPGQLVEITATAVVPDTTAAAVS; from the coding sequence TTGTTCCCCCCGCCCGCCTACTCCCACGTCTCCGTCGTGGAGGCGGGCACCAGGCTGGCGTTCCTCGCCGGGTCCGTTCCGCTGGACGCGGACGGGAAACTGGTCGGCGAAGGGGATCCGGTGCGGCAGGCCCGGCAGGTGATCGCCAACCTCGAGAAGCAGCTGCGAGCGGTGGGCAGCGGCTTGGAGCATGTCGTCGCCACGGACGTGTATGCGGTGAGTGCCGAGCCCGCGGTGCTCTCCGCCGTGTGGGACGTGGTGGAGGCGTCCGGGCTGAGCGCCGGGCCCCACTCGTCGACCCTGATCGGTGTGGCCTGCCTCGGCTACCCCGGGCAGCTCGTCGAGATCACCGCGACGGCCGTCGTCCCGGACACGACGGCGGCGGCGGTCTCCTGA
- a CDS encoding nucleotidyltransferase family protein yields the protein MPPSLPEQAFLDRTADRLAALPGVRAVTLGGSRAQGTERPDSDWDLAVYYRGAFDPDDLRAIGWEGEVSEIGGWGGGVFNGGAWLTVDGRRVDVHYRDLDVVKHELTEAEHGRFRVEPLMFHLAGIPTYLLVAELAINRTLRGDLPRPAAYPRALRESAPPRWYGMATAILAYAKAGHAPKGALTQVAGSIAVAATQTAHAVMAARGEWVTNEKGLIHRAGLSEADALLESLTASPDDLVHAVTAAETLFCRAVETARRRSG from the coding sequence GTGCCCCCCTCTCTCCCCGAGCAGGCATTCCTCGACCGCACCGCCGACCGGCTCGCCGCCCTTCCCGGCGTCCGGGCAGTCACCCTCGGCGGATCACGTGCCCAGGGCACCGAACGGCCGGACAGTGACTGGGACTTGGCGGTCTACTACCGGGGAGCCTTCGACCCGGACGACCTGCGCGCGATCGGCTGGGAAGGCGAGGTCTCCGAGATCGGCGGCTGGGGTGGCGGCGTCTTCAACGGCGGCGCCTGGCTGACCGTCGACGGGCGCCGCGTCGACGTCCACTACCGCGACCTCGACGTCGTCAAGCACGAGCTGACCGAGGCGGAACACGGCCGTTTCCGCGTCGAGCCGCTGATGTTCCACCTCGCCGGCATCCCGACGTACCTGCTCGTCGCGGAGCTTGCGATCAACAGAACGTTGCGCGGCGACCTCCCCCGCCCCGCCGCCTACCCGCGGGCCCTGCGCGAGAGCGCCCCGCCCCGTTGGTACGGCATGGCCACCGCCATCCTCGCCTACGCCAAGGCCGGCCACGCACCCAAGGGCGCCCTCACCCAGGTCGCCGGGAGCATCGCCGTCGCCGCGACCCAGACCGCGCACGCGGTGATGGCGGCGCGCGGGGAGTGGGTCACCAACGAGAAGGGGCTGATCCACCGGGCGGGGCTGAGCGAAGCCGACGCCCTGCTGGAGTCGCTGACGGCAAGCCCGGACGATCTCGTGCACGCGGTCACGGCCGCCGAAACGCTGTTCTGTCGGGCCGTGGAGACAGCCCGGCGGCGATCCGGCTGA
- a CDS encoding DUF397 domain-containing protein — translation MSGDKTRPDVDDLAWFKSSYSAGDGGQCVEVAAGSGVVRVRDSKDEASALVSLTPGAWAEFVGFAARHTA, via the coding sequence ATGAGCGGGGACAAGACCAGGCCTGACGTCGATGACTTGGCGTGGTTCAAGAGCAGTTACAGCGCTGGCGATGGTGGCCAGTGCGTTGAGGTAGCCGCCGGGAGCGGTGTCGTGCGCGTACGCGACTCGAAGGACGAGGCGAGTGCCCTGGTCAGCCTTACACCAGGTGCATGGGCGGAGTTCGTCGGATTCGCCGCCCGGCACACCGCGTAG
- a CDS encoding tetratricopeptide repeat protein, translated as MPELSGSTGRTPETHVIDFRAAEQLLASRDPRGAVKLLDGVIDAYPENTAARLLRARAFFAAAQLRPAELEFSIVLEREPDNAFAHFALARTYQRQSRPAPARRHFRLAAALDPNPEYLKAASFDT; from the coding sequence GTGCCCGAGCTCAGTGGTTCGACCGGACGTACGCCGGAGACCCATGTCATCGACTTCCGTGCCGCCGAGCAGCTGCTCGCCTCGCGGGACCCGCGGGGCGCGGTGAAGCTGCTCGACGGGGTCATCGACGCGTACCCGGAGAACACCGCGGCGCGGTTGCTGCGCGCGCGTGCCTTCTTCGCGGCGGCCCAGCTGAGGCCGGCCGAACTCGAGTTCTCCATCGTCCTGGAGCGCGAGCCGGACAACGCCTTCGCGCACTTCGCGCTCGCCCGCACCTACCAGCGGCAGAGCCGCCCCGCTCCGGCCAGGCGCCACTTCCGGCTGGCCGCCGCGCTGGACCCGAACCCGGAGTACCTGAAGGCCGCGAGCTTCGACACCTGA
- a CDS encoding PAC2 family protein, with protein sequence MLDPQGLYAWEPKGLAVVDMALAQESAGLVMLYHFDGYIDAGETGDQIAERLLDSLPHQAVARFDHDRLIDYRARRPLLTFTRDRWTDYEVPALEVRLVQDATEAPFLLLSGPEPDVEWERFAAAVQQIVERLGVRLSVNFHGIPMGVPHTRPVGITPHGNRTDLVPGHTGPFEEAQVPGSAEGLVEYRLMQAGHDVLGVAAHVPHYIARSSYPDAALTALEAITAATGLVLPGVAHSLRTDAHRTQTEIDRQVREGDEELTALIQGLEHQYDAAAGAETRGNMLAEPVEIPSADEIGLEFERFLAEREGDN encoded by the coding sequence GTGCTTGATCCGCAGGGTTTGTACGCATGGGAGCCGAAGGGGCTGGCCGTCGTCGACATGGCGCTCGCCCAGGAATCGGCCGGACTTGTCATGCTCTACCACTTCGACGGGTACATCGACGCGGGCGAGACCGGCGACCAGATCGCCGAGCGGCTGCTCGACTCGCTGCCCCACCAGGCGGTCGCCCGGTTCGACCACGACCGGCTCATCGACTACCGGGCCCGGCGCCCGCTGCTGACCTTCACCCGCGACCGCTGGACCGACTACGAGGTGCCCGCCCTCGAGGTGCGGCTGGTCCAGGACGCCACCGAGGCGCCGTTCCTGCTGCTGTCCGGGCCCGAACCGGACGTCGAGTGGGAGAGGTTCGCCGCCGCGGTGCAGCAGATCGTGGAGCGGCTCGGCGTCCGCCTCTCGGTGAACTTCCACGGCATCCCGATGGGTGTCCCGCACACGCGGCCGGTGGGTATCACCCCGCACGGCAACCGCACCGACCTCGTCCCCGGCCACACCGGCCCCTTCGAGGAGGCGCAGGTGCCCGGCAGTGCCGAGGGCCTCGTCGAGTACCGGCTCATGCAGGCCGGACACGACGTGCTGGGCGTCGCCGCGCACGTGCCGCACTACATCGCCCGCTCCTCCTACCCGGACGCGGCGCTGACCGCCCTGGAGGCCATCACGGCCGCGACCGGCCTGGTCCTGCCGGGTGTGGCGCACTCCCTGCGCACCGACGCCCACCGTACGCAGACCGAGATCGACCGCCAGGTCCGGGAGGGCGACGAGGAGCTCACGGCCCTCATCCAGGGCCTTGAGCACCAGTACGACGCCGCCGCGGGCGCCGAGACCAGGGGCAACATGCTCGCCGAGCCGGTGGAGATCCCGTCGGCGGACGAGATCGGGCTCGAGTTCGAGCGGTTCCTCGCGGAGCGCGAGGGCGACAACTGA